The following coding sequences lie in one Gadus morhua chromosome 20, gadMor3.0, whole genome shotgun sequence genomic window:
- the LOC115533077 gene encoding protein mono-ADP-ribosyltransferase PARP14 isoform X3, producing MAGKNLILEGLTVDLDDQIKSKLALYFKNKRRSGGEISELRADPTDERRVVLVYVDDKDRNEVLSRKTHQVDLKGSLGVVTLHVTLPQDVKPEPVLSSEEDFVCYDEAKEDAALLRVTSERRRESLEMFFEQCIKDPILRKHGKNTWILQMSNKSDMESVCASNPQQYGISVDVYEGKEEEDLLDRRRYVLSGLDDCCPSDTISMYIHSCSHGAEHSWEAVSGDSIVVTFKEDIDGCQFLTKTFTKRFNNKKIEAFRLELTKSVIVHGNMSQISEEFLTLYFSNKMRSGGDIIKSFVHVNQNKSIVITFEDWKVAQRVAERKHTVMEKVLVAQLFYPDLQWVLTGQTHLQDNFSTDIAIPVTPDLLSFINRNEIFREELTSALQRVQAIVSFNIISKHPQLELKMSMNKYSLGHFRHGPSWETNARREVQTHLEKYIVEHIPMKAEVWQRVKGSCPEVNVATALISFKICSSELLVVGRWEEVETLVKEIKSKMEKASDELHVVKNTIEKGIQFVSKEMLDLTLDLVRDELVNVDLSKNNEHFTIHLKGLSEKVEMAETLIQKVQDTLTSKKLDSSQNLVQFLQSLDLTKFQNDHFSLDNIVAVVICGKESVTVLAKKGDIVRAENKLKEVIKQEALSISGEYNKEKFGEQWKTFNAELKKELDATQNSQNVLIEFSEDKIKLCGFRSVVDIVIAKVKGCLENKKVVTKDIPLKTLQEVEFVESFMNLPADPQLKALGVTVLPCRSPQSPYLKVTATSDQIKEAIHVVKSHIKTIATRKYMYSKAGEAKILKDNISLLKMQAKGLCCNLKLSEQNIPQRFSYYLKGGVTLTLSQGNIAKQTSDVLICPLVNTSFNNPVAQQFLKNGGPGIKNAIVRLERLKQSLVTGDVIMTIVDTLKSKRLIYAAIPVWGKSNSDLNSTHLVTAVLQSLLKGANHQCGSLGMPALGCGTFGCPVKDSCEAIMKGIRGFIGLGCGSMTTIHLTESDPKTVEGFKSALESLGYHPTDPTKTKIPLIPSSPGASQTVALPPLQLSNTIGVSGAILNAAGSAVEVECVKIRPLRGNDAGVTSGGSLQCDFIIHIVGPKSLEQAVERVKNVLKHCEDKKIPSVSFPAIGTGGGGMKFKESVAALLSGIEDHFSEHKFSALKQIFLVVDQVKAMKECQQVLLSWTQVTKDLCDDDDSSNESSGDDDNSGATTAEMFIGRVKVKLFCGDITKEKTDAIVSSTNASLNRNSGVSGAILNAAGQAVVDECNNLGNQPGDGVVITKPGNLTAKHIIHMVGQTKVKDIISSMLKVFKMCEDHKIQSVSFPALSTGAGKLCAVDVGNAMVTAVEGHIKMTKTPSLKDVHIVIFQANMFQDFRKSLKKCKIVTPTVKRVTAQAKISAPQGGVVAPTQQPSMCLAGACGDVSFPKVKVEVLGCCSSDLANVKKLVDDLVTKEWKLHHISSPYLALLLPSEKQAIVALSRSLQVCVSVSAPDKATMSGKEADVLTMVLQIEKDLQKAKERATRQEEEKRLWKTVRWEVCNREAWAELDPSVSLDLEHALHKKVPSISYTLQNQTYTVNLDKMERTDRNGTIARIKRTLKAGSEIAVIEPPTHWDRMDDKTLDIVDLSPSSEQYKRVQANFLQTSKDPNSATFATFTVVKIQRIQSKDQWQRYAVKKQMLDKKYPQNKNEMDLYHGTTAEICQKVNSNGFNRSFCGTNATVYGNGTYFAKQSWYSCNDTYSNPDAQGLKYMYQARVLVAKPCLGTPGMVEPAPLDPSNPYSGLHDCAVDNVQNPFIYVVFSDAGVYPDYLISFKAS from the exons ATGGCAGGGAAAAATCTTATTTTGGAGGGTCTAACTGTCGATTTGGACGaccaaatcaaatcaaagttGGCATTGTACTTCAAAAACAAGAGGCGATCTGGAGGCGAGATATCAGAACTCCGTGCAGATCCGACTGATGAAAGAAGAGTTGTACTTGTCTATGTCGACGACAAAG ATCGAAATGAAGTTTTGTCGAGAAAGACTCATCAGGTTGATCTCAAAGGGTCACTGGGGGTAGTAACACTGCACGTTACACTGCCACAGGATGTCAAGCCAGAG CCTGTGTTATCTTCTGAAGAAG ACTTTGTCTGCTATGACGAGGCAAAGGAAGACGCGGCACTACTGCGTGTCACCAGTGAGCGACGCCGGGAGTCCCTCGAGATGTTCTTTGAACAGTGTATCAAAGATCCTATTCTTAGAAAACATGGGAAAAACACATGGATCCTACAAATGTCAAATAAATCAG acatggaaagtgtgtgtgccaGCAATCCGCAGCAGTATGGCATATCGGTGGATGTGTAcgaaggaaaggaggaggaagacttgTTGGACAGACGACGGTATGTCCTCAGCGGCTTGGACGACTGCTGCCCCTCCGACACCATCTCCATGTACATCCACAGCTGCAGCCACGGGGCGGAGCACAGCTGGGAGGCTGTGAGTGGGGACAGCATCGTGGTGACCTTCAAAGAGGACATAG atGGGTGCCAATTCTTGACAAAAACTTTCACCAAGAGGTTTAACAACAAAAAGATTGAGGCCTTTCGTTTGGAACTGACCAAATCTGTTATTGTACACGGAAACATGAGTCAAATTTCTGAAGAATTCCTTACACTGTATTTCTCCAACAAAATGAGGAGTGGAGGGGACATAATTAAGTCTTTTGTCCATgtcaaccaaaacaaaagcattGTAATTACCTTTGAAGACTGGAAGG TTGCTCAGAGGGTGGCTGAACGCAAACACACTGTGATGGAAAAAGTGCTTGTTGCACAACTCTTCTACCCTGACCTCCAGTGGGTTTTGACAGGACAAACACACCTCCAGGACAATTTCTCAACTGATATTGCCATCCCAGTCACACCTGACCTCCTGAGTTTTATCAATCGCAATGAGATCTTTCGAGAGGAGCTCACATCTGCGCTTCAAAGGGTCCAGGCAATAGTTTCCTTCAACATTATCTCCAAACACCCACAATTAGAGCTGAAGATGTCAATGAACAAGTATTCCCTCGGTCATTTCCGGCATGGCCCCTCCTGGGAGACTAATGCTCGAAGAGAGGTTCAGACTCACTTGGAGAAGTACATTGTGGAGCACATCCCAATGAAGGCTGAGGTCTGGCAGAGAGTTAAGGGTAGTTGTCCCGAAGTCAATGTGGCTACCGCCCTCATCTCCTTTAAAATCTGCTCCTCAGAGTTATTGGTTGTCGGGAGATGGGAGGAAGTAGAGACACTTGTGAAGGAGATCAAGAGCAAGATGGAAAAGGCCAGTGATGAGCTCCATGTAGTGAAAAACACCATAGAGAAAGGGATCCAATTCGTCTCCAAAGAAATGTTAGACCTCACGTTGGATCTTGTTAGGGATGAATTGGTAAATGTGGACCTATCCAAAAATAATGAACACTTTACCATACATCTTAAGGGGCTCAGTGAAAAGGTGGAAATGGCAGAAACCCTAATCCAAAAAGTCCAAGATACTTTGACTTCCAAAAAGCTTGATTCTTCCCAAAACCTTGTACAGTTTTTGCAGTCCCTTGACTTAACGAAGTTCCAAAATGATCACTTTTCTCTAGACAACATTGTCGCTGTTGTGATCTGTGGCAAGGAGTCTGTCACAGTTCTCGCTAAGAAGGGAGACATTGTCAGGGCTGAAAATAAACTGAAGGAGGTAATCAAGCAAGAAGCTCTTTCTATTTCCGGGGAGTACAACAAGGAAAAATTTGGTGAGCAATGGAAAACCTTTAATGCGGAACTCAAAAAGGAACTTGATGCTACTCAGAACTCTCAAAATGTTCTCATTGAGTTTTCAGAGGACAAAATTAAATTATGTGGATTTCGTTCAGTGGTCGACATTGTCATTGCCAAAGTTAAGGGATGTCTTGAGAACAAGAAAGTAGTGACAAAAGACATCCCTCTGAAAACGCTGCAGGAGGTTGAATTTGTTGAGTCTTTCATGAATCTCCCAGCGGATCCTCAGCTCAAAGCCTTGGGGGTCACCGTTTTGCCCTGCCGATCTCCACAATCTCCATATCTCAAAGTCACAGCTACAAGTGATCAAATCAAAGAGGCCATACATGTGGTGAAAAGTCACATCAAAACAATAGCAACCAGAAAGTACATGTACTCAAAAGCTGGTGAGGCAAAGATCCTGAAAGATAATATCTCTTTACTCAAGATGCAGGCAAAAGGCTTGTGCTGCAATCTCAAACTATCAGAACAAAATATCCCTCAGCGGTTCAGCTATTATCTTAAGGGCGGTGTGACATTGACACTTTCTCAGGGTAATATTGCCAAACAGACTTCAGACGTTTTAATTTGTCCACTAGTCAACACGTCCTTCAACAATCCTGTTGCACAGCAATTTCTAAAAAATGGAGGACCTGGGATTAAAAATGCTATCGTTCGACTTGAGAGGTTGAAGCAGAGTCTTGTCACGGGAGATGTGATCATGACCATTGTGGATACTCTAAAGTCCAAAAGGCTCATATATGCAGCAATCCCAGTTTGGGGAAAAAGCAATTCAGATCTGAACTCCACACACCTTGTGACAGCAGTCTTGCAAAGTCTTTTGAAGGGTGCCAACCACCAGTGTGGCTCTTTGGGCATGCCAGCACTAGGATGTGGAACTTTTGGATGTCCAGTAAAAGACAGCTGTGAAGCAATAATGAAGGGAATAAGGGGCTTCATTGGTTTGGGTTGTGGATCAATGACCACCATTCATCTGACTGAGTCTGATCCCAAAACAGTTGAAGGATTTAAATCTGCCCTCGAAAGCTTG GGTTACCATCCAACAGATCCCACCAAAACCAAGATACCACTCATTCCTTCCTCACCAGGTGCCTCCCAAACTGTAGCCCTTCCACCTCTACAACTGTCAAACACAATAG GTGTGTCTGGGGCCATTTTGAATGCTGCTGGATCTGCAGTTGAAGTTGAGTGTGTCAAAATTC GACCCCTGAGGGGCAACGATGCAGGAGTGACCAGCGGAGGAAGCCTGCAGTGTGACTTCATCATCCACATAGTAGGCCCGAAAAGTTTGGAGCAGGCTGTTGAGCGTGTGAAGAATGTGCTGAAGCACTGTGAGGATAAAAAGATCCCCTCCGTGTCATTCCCTGCCATTGGAACTG GCGGTGGTGGAATGAAATTCAAAGAATCTGTTGCCGCCCTGCTGTCTGGCATAGAAGACCATTTTTCAGAGCATAAATTCAGTGCTCTGAAGCAGATCTTCCTAGTGGTTGACCAGGTCAAGGCCATGAAAGAGTGTCAGCAGGTCCTCCTTTCCTGGACACAGGTGACAAAA GATCTGTGTGATGATGACGACAGCAGTAATGAATCTTCCGGTGACGATGATAATTCAGGAG CGACCACTGCTGAAATGTTCATTGGGCGGGTGAAAGTGAAACTGTTTTGTGGTGACATAACAAAGGAAAAAACGGATGCTATCGTCAGTAGTACCAACGCTAGCCTGAATCGAAATTCAG GTGTGTCAGGAGCTATTCTCAACGCAGCTGGACAAGCAGTGgttgatgaatgcaacaatttaG GTAATCAACCTGGTGATGGTGTGGTCATCACCAAACCTGGCAACCTTACAGCAAAACACATCATTCACATGGTGGGCCAGACCAAGGTGAAAGACATTATCAGCTCCATGCTCAAGGTCTTCAAGATGTGCGAGGACCATAAAATCCAGTCGGTTTCCTTTCCAGCACTTAGCACAG gtgctggaaaacTGTGTGCTGTGGATGTCGGCAATGCAATGGTCACTGCAGTAGAAGGACACAtaaaaatgaccaaaacacCGTCCCTTAAGGATGTCCATATAGTGATTTTCCAAGCCAACATGTTCCAGGATTTTCGGAAGAGCTTGAAGAAATGTAAGATAGTGACACCAACGGTTAAAAGAGTGACAGCACAGG CAAAAATAAGTGCCCCCCAGGGAGGAGTTGTGGCCCCTACCCAGCAGCCTTCCATGTGTCTGGCAGGTGCCTGCGGGGATGTGTCCTTCCCCAAAGTGAAGGTTGAGGTTCTTGGCTGCTGTTCGAGTGATCTGGCAAACGTCAAAAAACTTGTGGATGATTTGGTGACGAAAGAGTGGAAGCTGCACCACATCAGCTCCCCCTACCtagccctccttctcccctcagAGAAACAGGCCATCGTGGCTCTCAGCCGGAGCCTCCaggtgtgcgtcagtgtgtcgGCCCCGGACAAGGCGACCATGTCTGGGAAGGAGGCCGACGTCCTGACCATGGTTCTCCAGATCGAGAAGGATCTGCAAAAGGCCAAGGAGCGTGCGACCCGGcaggaagaagagaagaggcTGTGGAAGACGGTGCGCTGGGAGGTCTGCAACAGGGAGGCCTGGGCAGAACTGGACCCATCTGTCAGTTTAGATCTTGAGCACGCCTTGCATAAGAAAGTGCCGAGCATCAGCTACACCCTGCAGAACCAGACCTACACTGTGAACCTGGACAAGATGGAGCGGACCGACAGGAATGGAACCATCGCTAGAATAAAGAGGACCCTCAAGGCTGGTTCTGAAATAG CTGTCATAGAGCCACCAACACATTGGGACAGGATGGATGACAAGACTCTGGACATAGTGGATCTGTCTCCAAGCTCCGAACAGTACAAACGGGTTCAAGCTAATTTCCTGCAAACATCCAAAGATCCCAATTCGGCAACCTTTGCAACATTTACAGTCGTCAAG ATCCAGAGGATTCAGAGCAAAGACCAATGGCAGAGATACGCTGTGAAAAAACAGATGCTTGATAAGAAATATCCCCAGAACAAGAATGAGATGGACCTTTACCACGGCACTACAGCTGAGATCTGCCAAAAGGTCAACAGCAATGGCTTCAACCGAAGCTTCTGTGGAACAAACG ctaCTGTTTACGGCAACGGAACCTATTTTGCCAAGCAATCCTGGTACTCGTGCAACGACACGTACTCTAACCCGGACGCCCAGGGGCTGAAGTACATGTACCAGGCTCGGGTGCTGGTGGCGAAGCCCTGCCTGGGGACTCCTGGCATGGTGGAGCCAGCCCCCCTGGACCCCAGTAACCCCTACTCCGGCCTCCACGACTGTGCAGTAGATAACGTCCAGAACCCCTTCATTTATGTGGTGTTCAGCGATGCAGGGGTATACCCCGATTACCTCATCAGCTTCAAGGCTTCTTAA
- the LOC115533077 gene encoding protein mono-ADP-ribosyltransferase PARP14 isoform X1, with translation MAGKNLILEGLTVDLDDQIKSKLALYFKNKRRSGGEISELRADPTDERRVVLVYVDDKDRNEVLSRKTHQVDLKGSLGVVTLHVTLPQDVKPEPVLSSEEDFVCYDEAKEDAALLRVTSERRRESLEMFFEQCIKDPILRKHGKNTWILQMSNKSDMESVCASNPQQYGISVDVYEGKEEEDLLDRRRYVLSGLDDCCPSDTISMYIHSCSHGAEHSWEAVSGDSIVVTFKEDIDGCQFLTKTFTKRFNNKKIEAFRLELTKSVIVHGNMSQISEEFLTLYFSNKMRSGGDIIKSFVHVNQNKSIVITFEDWKVAQRVAERKHTVMEKVLVAQLFYPDLQWVLTGQTHLQDNFSTDIAIPVTPDLLSFINRNEIFREELTSALQRVQAIVSFNIISKHPQLELKMSMNKYSLGHFRHGPSWETNARREVQTHLEKYIVEHIPMKAEVWQRVKGSCPEVNVATALISFKICSSELLVVGRWEEVETLVKEIKSKMEKASDELHVVKNTIEKGIQFVSKEMLDLTLDLVRDELVNVDLSKNNEHFTIHLKGLSEKVEMAETLIQKVQDTLTSKKLDSSQNLVQFLQSLDLTKFQNDHFSLDNIVAVVICGKESVTVLAKKGDIVRAENKLKEVIKQEALSISGEYNKEKFGEQWKTFNAELKKELDATQNSQNVLIEFSEDKIKLCGFRSVVDIVIAKVKGCLENKKVVTKDIPLKTLQEVEFVESFMNLPADPQLKALGVTVLPCRSPQSPYLKVTATSDQIKEAIHVVKSHIKTIATRKYMYSKAGEAKILKDNISLLKMQAKGLCCNLKLSEQNIPQRFSYYLKGGVTLTLSQGNIAKQTSDVLICPLVNTSFNNPVAQQFLKNGGPGIKNAIVRLERLKQSLVTGDVIMTIVDTLKSKRLIYAAIPVWGKSNSDLNSTHLVTAVLQSLLKGANHQCGSLGMPALGCGTFGCPVKDSCEAIMKGIRGFIGLGCGSMTTIHLTESDPKTVEGFKSALESLGYHPTDPTKTKIPLIPSSPGASQTVALPPLQLSNTIVKIKSASIELKQGNITAETVKAIVNSTNEDVNLKNGVSGAILNAAGSAVEVECVKIRPLRGNDAGVTSGGSLQCDFIIHIVGPKSLEQAVERVKNVLKHCEDKKIPSVSFPAIGTGGGGMKFKESVAALLSGIEDHFSEHKFSALKQIFLVVDQVKAMKECQQVLLSWTQVTKDLCDDDDSSNESSGDDDNSGATTAEMFIGRVKVKLFCGDITKEKTDAIVSSTNASLNRNSGVSGAILNAAGQAVVDECNNLGNQPGDGVVITKPGNLTAKHIIHMVGQTKVKDIISSMLKVFKMCEDHKIQSVSFPALSTGAGKLCAVDVGNAMVTAVEGHIKMTKTPSLKDVHIVIFQANMFQDFRKSLKKCKIVTPTVKRVTAQAKISAPQGGVVAPTQQPSMCLAGACGDVSFPKVKVEVLGCCSSDLANVKKLVDDLVTKEWKLHHISSPYLALLLPSEKQAIVALSRSLQVCVSVSAPDKATMSGKEADVLTMVLQIEKDLQKAKERATRQEEEKRLWKTVRWEVCNREAWAELDPSVSLDLEHALHKKVPSISYTLQNQTYTVNLDKMERTDRNGTIARIKRTLKAGSEIAVIEPPTHWDRMDDKTLDIVDLSPSSEQYKRVQANFLQTSKDPNSATFATFTVVKIQRIQSKDQWQRYAVKKQMLDKKYPQNKNEMDLYHGTTAEICQKVNSNGFNRSFCGTNATVYGNGTYFAKQSWYSCNDTYSNPDAQGLKYMYQARVLVAKPCLGTPGMVEPAPLDPSNPYSGLHDCAVDNVQNPFIYVVFSDAGVYPDYLISFKAS, from the exons ATGGCAGGGAAAAATCTTATTTTGGAGGGTCTAACTGTCGATTTGGACGaccaaatcaaatcaaagttGGCATTGTACTTCAAAAACAAGAGGCGATCTGGAGGCGAGATATCAGAACTCCGTGCAGATCCGACTGATGAAAGAAGAGTTGTACTTGTCTATGTCGACGACAAAG ATCGAAATGAAGTTTTGTCGAGAAAGACTCATCAGGTTGATCTCAAAGGGTCACTGGGGGTAGTAACACTGCACGTTACACTGCCACAGGATGTCAAGCCAGAG CCTGTGTTATCTTCTGAAGAAG ACTTTGTCTGCTATGACGAGGCAAAGGAAGACGCGGCACTACTGCGTGTCACCAGTGAGCGACGCCGGGAGTCCCTCGAGATGTTCTTTGAACAGTGTATCAAAGATCCTATTCTTAGAAAACATGGGAAAAACACATGGATCCTACAAATGTCAAATAAATCAG acatggaaagtgtgtgtgccaGCAATCCGCAGCAGTATGGCATATCGGTGGATGTGTAcgaaggaaaggaggaggaagacttgTTGGACAGACGACGGTATGTCCTCAGCGGCTTGGACGACTGCTGCCCCTCCGACACCATCTCCATGTACATCCACAGCTGCAGCCACGGGGCGGAGCACAGCTGGGAGGCTGTGAGTGGGGACAGCATCGTGGTGACCTTCAAAGAGGACATAG atGGGTGCCAATTCTTGACAAAAACTTTCACCAAGAGGTTTAACAACAAAAAGATTGAGGCCTTTCGTTTGGAACTGACCAAATCTGTTATTGTACACGGAAACATGAGTCAAATTTCTGAAGAATTCCTTACACTGTATTTCTCCAACAAAATGAGGAGTGGAGGGGACATAATTAAGTCTTTTGTCCATgtcaaccaaaacaaaagcattGTAATTACCTTTGAAGACTGGAAGG TTGCTCAGAGGGTGGCTGAACGCAAACACACTGTGATGGAAAAAGTGCTTGTTGCACAACTCTTCTACCCTGACCTCCAGTGGGTTTTGACAGGACAAACACACCTCCAGGACAATTTCTCAACTGATATTGCCATCCCAGTCACACCTGACCTCCTGAGTTTTATCAATCGCAATGAGATCTTTCGAGAGGAGCTCACATCTGCGCTTCAAAGGGTCCAGGCAATAGTTTCCTTCAACATTATCTCCAAACACCCACAATTAGAGCTGAAGATGTCAATGAACAAGTATTCCCTCGGTCATTTCCGGCATGGCCCCTCCTGGGAGACTAATGCTCGAAGAGAGGTTCAGACTCACTTGGAGAAGTACATTGTGGAGCACATCCCAATGAAGGCTGAGGTCTGGCAGAGAGTTAAGGGTAGTTGTCCCGAAGTCAATGTGGCTACCGCCCTCATCTCCTTTAAAATCTGCTCCTCAGAGTTATTGGTTGTCGGGAGATGGGAGGAAGTAGAGACACTTGTGAAGGAGATCAAGAGCAAGATGGAAAAGGCCAGTGATGAGCTCCATGTAGTGAAAAACACCATAGAGAAAGGGATCCAATTCGTCTCCAAAGAAATGTTAGACCTCACGTTGGATCTTGTTAGGGATGAATTGGTAAATGTGGACCTATCCAAAAATAATGAACACTTTACCATACATCTTAAGGGGCTCAGTGAAAAGGTGGAAATGGCAGAAACCCTAATCCAAAAAGTCCAAGATACTTTGACTTCCAAAAAGCTTGATTCTTCCCAAAACCTTGTACAGTTTTTGCAGTCCCTTGACTTAACGAAGTTCCAAAATGATCACTTTTCTCTAGACAACATTGTCGCTGTTGTGATCTGTGGCAAGGAGTCTGTCACAGTTCTCGCTAAGAAGGGAGACATTGTCAGGGCTGAAAATAAACTGAAGGAGGTAATCAAGCAAGAAGCTCTTTCTATTTCCGGGGAGTACAACAAGGAAAAATTTGGTGAGCAATGGAAAACCTTTAATGCGGAACTCAAAAAGGAACTTGATGCTACTCAGAACTCTCAAAATGTTCTCATTGAGTTTTCAGAGGACAAAATTAAATTATGTGGATTTCGTTCAGTGGTCGACATTGTCATTGCCAAAGTTAAGGGATGTCTTGAGAACAAGAAAGTAGTGACAAAAGACATCCCTCTGAAAACGCTGCAGGAGGTTGAATTTGTTGAGTCTTTCATGAATCTCCCAGCGGATCCTCAGCTCAAAGCCTTGGGGGTCACCGTTTTGCCCTGCCGATCTCCACAATCTCCATATCTCAAAGTCACAGCTACAAGTGATCAAATCAAAGAGGCCATACATGTGGTGAAAAGTCACATCAAAACAATAGCAACCAGAAAGTACATGTACTCAAAAGCTGGTGAGGCAAAGATCCTGAAAGATAATATCTCTTTACTCAAGATGCAGGCAAAAGGCTTGTGCTGCAATCTCAAACTATCAGAACAAAATATCCCTCAGCGGTTCAGCTATTATCTTAAGGGCGGTGTGACATTGACACTTTCTCAGGGTAATATTGCCAAACAGACTTCAGACGTTTTAATTTGTCCACTAGTCAACACGTCCTTCAACAATCCTGTTGCACAGCAATTTCTAAAAAATGGAGGACCTGGGATTAAAAATGCTATCGTTCGACTTGAGAGGTTGAAGCAGAGTCTTGTCACGGGAGATGTGATCATGACCATTGTGGATACTCTAAAGTCCAAAAGGCTCATATATGCAGCAATCCCAGTTTGGGGAAAAAGCAATTCAGATCTGAACTCCACACACCTTGTGACAGCAGTCTTGCAAAGTCTTTTGAAGGGTGCCAACCACCAGTGTGGCTCTTTGGGCATGCCAGCACTAGGATGTGGAACTTTTGGATGTCCAGTAAAAGACAGCTGTGAAGCAATAATGAAGGGAATAAGGGGCTTCATTGGTTTGGGTTGTGGATCAATGACCACCATTCATCTGACTGAGTCTGATCCCAAAACAGTTGAAGGATTTAAATCTGCCCTCGAAAGCTTG GGTTACCATCCAACAGATCCCACCAAAACCAAGATACCACTCATTCCTTCCTCACCAGGTGCCTCCCAAACTGTAGCCCTTCCACCTCTACAACTGTCAAACACAATAG TTAAGATCAAGAGTGCCTCGATTGAACTGAAGCAAGGAAACATAACTGCAGAAACTGTGAAAGCCATTGTCAACAGTACAAATGAGGATGTGAACTTAAAAAATG GTGTGTCTGGGGCCATTTTGAATGCTGCTGGATCTGCAGTTGAAGTTGAGTGTGTCAAAATTC GACCCCTGAGGGGCAACGATGCAGGAGTGACCAGCGGAGGAAGCCTGCAGTGTGACTTCATCATCCACATAGTAGGCCCGAAAAGTTTGGAGCAGGCTGTTGAGCGTGTGAAGAATGTGCTGAAGCACTGTGAGGATAAAAAGATCCCCTCCGTGTCATTCCCTGCCATTGGAACTG GCGGTGGTGGAATGAAATTCAAAGAATCTGTTGCCGCCCTGCTGTCTGGCATAGAAGACCATTTTTCAGAGCATAAATTCAGTGCTCTGAAGCAGATCTTCCTAGTGGTTGACCAGGTCAAGGCCATGAAAGAGTGTCAGCAGGTCCTCCTTTCCTGGACACAGGTGACAAAA GATCTGTGTGATGATGACGACAGCAGTAATGAATCTTCCGGTGACGATGATAATTCAGGAG CGACCACTGCTGAAATGTTCATTGGGCGGGTGAAAGTGAAACTGTTTTGTGGTGACATAACAAAGGAAAAAACGGATGCTATCGTCAGTAGTACCAACGCTAGCCTGAATCGAAATTCAG GTGTGTCAGGAGCTATTCTCAACGCAGCTGGACAAGCAGTGgttgatgaatgcaacaatttaG GTAATCAACCTGGTGATGGTGTGGTCATCACCAAACCTGGCAACCTTACAGCAAAACACATCATTCACATGGTGGGCCAGACCAAGGTGAAAGACATTATCAGCTCCATGCTCAAGGTCTTCAAGATGTGCGAGGACCATAAAATCCAGTCGGTTTCCTTTCCAGCACTTAGCACAG gtgctggaaaacTGTGTGCTGTGGATGTCGGCAATGCAATGGTCACTGCAGTAGAAGGACACAtaaaaatgaccaaaacacCGTCCCTTAAGGATGTCCATATAGTGATTTTCCAAGCCAACATGTTCCAGGATTTTCGGAAGAGCTTGAAGAAATGTAAGATAGTGACACCAACGGTTAAAAGAGTGACAGCACAGG CAAAAATAAGTGCCCCCCAGGGAGGAGTTGTGGCCCCTACCCAGCAGCCTTCCATGTGTCTGGCAGGTGCCTGCGGGGATGTGTCCTTCCCCAAAGTGAAGGTTGAGGTTCTTGGCTGCTGTTCGAGTGATCTGGCAAACGTCAAAAAACTTGTGGATGATTTGGTGACGAAAGAGTGGAAGCTGCACCACATCAGCTCCCCCTACCtagccctccttctcccctcagAGAAACAGGCCATCGTGGCTCTCAGCCGGAGCCTCCaggtgtgcgtcagtgtgtcgGCCCCGGACAAGGCGACCATGTCTGGGAAGGAGGCCGACGTCCTGACCATGGTTCTCCAGATCGAGAAGGATCTGCAAAAGGCCAAGGAGCGTGCGACCCGGcaggaagaagagaagaggcTGTGGAAGACGGTGCGCTGGGAGGTCTGCAACAGGGAGGCCTGGGCAGAACTGGACCCATCTGTCAGTTTAGATCTTGAGCACGCCTTGCATAAGAAAGTGCCGAGCATCAGCTACACCCTGCAGAACCAGACCTACACTGTGAACCTGGACAAGATGGAGCGGACCGACAGGAATGGAACCATCGCTAGAATAAAGAGGACCCTCAAGGCTGGTTCTGAAATAG CTGTCATAGAGCCACCAACACATTGGGACAGGATGGATGACAAGACTCTGGACATAGTGGATCTGTCTCCAAGCTCCGAACAGTACAAACGGGTTCAAGCTAATTTCCTGCAAACATCCAAAGATCCCAATTCGGCAACCTTTGCAACATTTACAGTCGTCAAG ATCCAGAGGATTCAGAGCAAAGACCAATGGCAGAGATACGCTGTGAAAAAACAGATGCTTGATAAGAAATATCCCCAGAACAAGAATGAGATGGACCTTTACCACGGCACTACAGCTGAGATCTGCCAAAAGGTCAACAGCAATGGCTTCAACCGAAGCTTCTGTGGAACAAACG ctaCTGTTTACGGCAACGGAACCTATTTTGCCAAGCAATCCTGGTACTCGTGCAACGACACGTACTCTAACCCGGACGCCCAGGGGCTGAAGTACATGTACCAGGCTCGGGTGCTGGTGGCGAAGCCCTGCCTGGGGACTCCTGGCATGGTGGAGCCAGCCCCCCTGGACCCCAGTAACCCCTACTCCGGCCTCCACGACTGTGCAGTAGATAACGTCCAGAACCCCTTCATTTATGTGGTGTTCAGCGATGCAGGGGTATACCCCGATTACCTCATCAGCTTCAAGGCTTCTTAA